One window of Tenacibaculum maritimum NCIMB 2154 genomic DNA carries:
- a CDS encoding DUF4159 domain-containing protein, whose amino-acid sequence MKNFLFLISFLLLSFFSFSQQVAILKYHGGGDWYANPTALPNLIEFSNQYAHTKINKTILTITPDSEDLYNCPILFMTGHGNVFFSDEDLQNLKMYLMSGGFLHISDNYGLDKHIRRELKKLFPMLSLQEIPKEHPIYHQTFSFPKGMPKIHEHDKKPPQGFGLFYEGRLIVFYDYESDLSDGWEDSEVHHNPKHVRQKALQMGSNIIEYAFKN is encoded by the coding sequence ATGAAGAATTTTTTATTTCTTATTTCCTTCCTTTTGCTTTCTTTTTTCTCATTCTCACAACAGGTAGCTATTTTAAAATATCATGGTGGAGGTGATTGGTATGCCAATCCTACTGCCCTTCCTAATTTGATTGAGTTTTCAAATCAATATGCACATACAAAAATTAACAAAACAATCCTAACTATTACTCCTGATAGCGAAGATTTATACAACTGCCCTATCCTTTTTATGACGGGGCATGGAAATGTTTTTTTTTCTGATGAAGATCTTCAAAATTTAAAAATGTATTTAATGTCTGGAGGCTTTTTACATATTTCTGATAATTATGGACTCGATAAACATATCCGAAGAGAGTTAAAAAAACTATTTCCTATGTTAAGTCTTCAAGAAATCCCTAAAGAACATCCTATATATCACCAAACATTTTCTTTTCCTAAGGGAATGCCTAAGATTCATGAACATGATAAAAAGCCGCCTCAAGGTTTTGGCCTATTTTATGAAGGTAGGTTAATTGTATTTTATGATTATGAAAGTGATCTTAGTGATGGTTGGGAAGATTCTGAAGTACATCATAATCCTAAACATGTACGACAAAAAGCGCTTCAAATGGGAAGTAACATTATTGAATATGCTTTCAAAAACTAA
- a CDS encoding helix-turn-helix domain-containing protein, which translates to MLDYIQVPWHFLVAPFFYMFLIHYLDIAERSFNILTYIAPIFILTIASQITFVFYFNDKATNTELDFLYEKYTSFEEIFSLLVSIGIFSFSFYTLYKKEKLFPKILAFDDLQWIYSFFKIGFIMYLLWITALVIKVNLNFSGFLFSYYPLRIATTILTYWLGYQGFVQLRILKEREQIRNSLPFLATNSNVVYDTIDVSDTISEEAEKQHDQFQKIDLFIKSKKKFLLPKYTLQNLSKDLNLSPSTLSSIINNNANKSFVDYINQMRVNQAKELLTSSKYEQYTVTSIGLESGFNSKSSFYAVFKKHMNCTPERYKNLHI; encoded by the coding sequence ATGCTCGATTATATACAAGTTCCTTGGCATTTTTTAGTAGCTCCTTTCTTTTATATGTTTTTAATTCATTATTTAGACATTGCTGAAAGATCTTTTAATATTTTAACGTATATAGCTCCCATTTTTATTTTAACAATTGCATCGCAAATTACTTTTGTTTTTTATTTCAATGATAAAGCAACCAACACTGAACTTGATTTTTTATATGAAAAATACACTTCTTTTGAAGAAATTTTCAGCCTCTTAGTTTCTATTGGCATTTTTAGTTTTTCTTTTTATACACTTTATAAAAAAGAAAAACTTTTTCCTAAGATATTAGCCTTTGATGACTTGCAATGGATTTATAGTTTCTTTAAAATAGGTTTTATAATGTACCTGCTTTGGATAACTGCTTTGGTCATAAAAGTTAATTTAAATTTTAGTGGTTTTTTATTTTCTTATTATCCTCTTCGTATTGCAACCACCATTTTAACTTATTGGCTAGGCTATCAAGGTTTTGTTCAGCTAAGAATTTTAAAAGAGCGAGAGCAAATTAGAAACTCATTGCCTTTTTTAGCCACGAATAGTAATGTTGTTTATGATACTATTGATGTAAGTGATACGATTAGTGAAGAAGCAGAAAAACAGCACGATCAGTTCCAAAAAATCGACCTTTTTATAAAAAGCAAGAAGAAATTTCTGCTTCCAAAGTACACTTTACAAAATTTATCAAAAGATTTAAACCTTAGCCCTAGTACCTTATCTTCTATTATAAATAACAATGCTAACAAGAGTTTTGTGGACTATATTAATCAAATGAGAGTGAATCAAGCGAAGGAATTATTAACTTCTTCAAAATATGAACAATACACTGTTACTTCAATAGGGTTAGAGTCTGGGTTTAACTCCAAATCTTCTTTTTATGCGGTATTCAAAAAACATATGAATTGTACCCCTGAACGATACAAAAACTTGCATATTTAG
- a CDS encoding 16S rRNA (uracil(1498)-N(3))-methyltransferase — translation MQLFYNPQILKDTKLITFSKDESRHIVRVLRKKEQDTLHITNGKGYLFTAKITIASDKKCIAAIVKTEQKEKHWNYYLHVAIAPTKNNDRLEWFLEKATEIGIDEITPIICQNSERKIVKMERLEKIIHAAAKQSLKYTIPILNPPLKFTDFIQQDFDEKVCIAHCGEGNKTLLKNIVTPTEKLTIFIGPEGDFSSEEIQQSIEKGFLAISLGKSRLRTETAGLMAVQNIAFINQ, via the coding sequence ATGCAACTTTTTTACAATCCTCAAATTTTAAAAGACACTAAGCTAATTACCTTTAGTAAAGATGAAAGCAGACATATTGTTAGAGTCTTAAGAAAAAAAGAGCAAGATACGCTACATATTACTAATGGTAAAGGGTACTTGTTTACCGCTAAAATTACTATTGCTAGTGATAAAAAATGTATTGCTGCTATTGTCAAAACAGAGCAAAAAGAAAAGCACTGGAATTATTATTTACACGTTGCTATTGCTCCTACCAAAAATAACGATCGCCTTGAATGGTTTTTAGAAAAGGCTACTGAAATTGGCATTGATGAAATTACGCCTATCATATGCCAAAACTCTGAACGAAAAATAGTTAAAATGGAGCGATTAGAAAAAATCATCCATGCAGCCGCAAAACAGTCACTAAAATACACAATACCTATATTAAACCCACCTCTAAAATTTACTGACTTCATACAACAAGATTTTGATGAAAAGGTATGTATTGCTCATTGTGGAGAGGGAAATAAAACATTGTTGAAAAATATAGTTACTCCCACTGAGAAGCTTACTATTTTTATTGGCCCTGAAGGTGATTTTTCTTCAGAAGAAATACAACAATCTATTGAAAAAGGATTCCTAGCCATTTCTTTAGGAAAAAGCCGTTTAAGAACTGAAACCGCTGGTCTAATGGCTGTGCAAAACATAGCTTTCATTAATCAATAA
- a CDS encoding GTP cyclohydrolase, producing the protein MIQLKKITSKKEMKQFVTFPFSLYKNNKYWVPPIIKEELENFDQTKNPVFEHVNASFFIALKNNTIVGRIAIIINHYEVVQQGLKKVRFGWFDVIDDLEVSKALINKVKEIGLENGLEYMEGPIGFNNLDKTGVLIEGFDHIGTMITWYNHPYYKDHLEALGFQKEKEYLENKFEFKNVNAAYYARIANIIKKRYQLKALNFSATKDIMPYVDEMFEVFSESYSKLSTFVPISDAQIQYFKKKYISFINPEYIKFVLDQNHKIAAFAIVMPSFSEALQKAKGKLFPFGLFHLLKARKNAKDVTFYLIGVHPDYQNKGVTAIIFDEYAKTFAPKGIQTCIRTPELEDNEAINKLWKDFNPITHKRRRTYTLKL; encoded by the coding sequence ATGATTCAGCTAAAAAAAATAACTTCAAAAAAGGAAATGAAACAATTTGTTACATTTCCTTTTTCACTTTATAAAAATAACAAATACTGGGTACCTCCTATTATTAAAGAGGAACTCGAAAACTTTGACCAAACTAAAAACCCTGTTTTTGAACATGTTAACGCTTCCTTTTTTATTGCTTTAAAAAATAATACAATTGTGGGACGCATTGCCATCATCATCAATCATTATGAAGTAGTGCAACAAGGCCTAAAAAAAGTACGTTTTGGTTGGTTTGATGTTATTGATGATCTTGAGGTTTCTAAAGCACTTATTAACAAAGTTAAAGAAATAGGGCTAGAAAATGGTTTGGAATATATGGAAGGCCCTATTGGATTTAACAATTTAGATAAAACCGGCGTTTTAATAGAAGGGTTTGATCATATTGGTACCATGATTACATGGTACAACCACCCTTATTATAAAGATCATTTAGAAGCCCTTGGCTTCCAGAAGGAAAAGGAATATTTAGAAAACAAGTTTGAGTTTAAAAATGTAAATGCTGCTTACTATGCTAGAATAGCCAACATTATTAAGAAAAGATACCAATTAAAAGCTCTTAATTTTTCTGCTACTAAAGATATTATGCCTTATGTTGATGAAATGTTTGAGGTATTTAGTGAGTCGTATTCAAAACTTTCTACTTTTGTTCCTATTTCAGATGCGCAGATACAATATTTCAAAAAAAAGTACATCAGCTTCATCAATCCTGAATATATTAAATTTGTACTAGACCAAAATCATAAAATTGCTGCCTTTGCCATTGTCATGCCTTCCTTTTCTGAGGCTTTGCAAAAAGCCAAAGGAAAACTCTTTCCTTTTGGTTTGTTTCACCTGTTAAAAGCAAGAAAAAATGCTAAAGATGTTACTTTTTATTTAATTGGTGTGCATCCTGATTACCAAAACAAAGGCGTTACGGCTATCATATTTGATGAATACGCAAAAACTTTTGCTCCAAAAGGTATTCAAACCTGTATCAGAACACCTGAACTAGAAGATAATGAAGCCATTAATAAGCTCTGGAAAGATTTCAACCCTATAACACATAAAAGAAGAAGAACTTATACACTAAAATTATAA
- a CDS encoding transporter yields the protein MAKKLFLLFILLSPLLVNAQYTTVINSNRPGVSESPYSVGSGIYQFETSLFFRKANSTPLFSNPKALGLNLLFRTSFLSERLEFNLNTTFEKDNIAFRNVVESFSFNKTGFSRFTLGAKYLIYTPTYTDKSKEIRSWKAKHSFDWKRWIPHIGIYAGANFGSFLTDYHNEGGITPRVGLLLQNEFSHKLYMITNVFYNNIGSDFTEFSYVLSGTYNYNDYWSAFAEIQQIFKKYEIHNRIGAGVAYLYNQNLQINASVRGDYLKENIGYYASIGVSYRINKHVDKFIEIDKLGNKIEENKPTKYKENKNFFGRLLHKIGSIFKGKPKNKVPLDITPNEEGAEKAQGNTKRKRQKSLVDGIIKDDKKAKKKTIKENEKALRKAKKAKRKAEKKALKKAEKEKRKAEKELRKLEKKLKKEQEALEGEALEKKFNDEKKKKEEAEKLEKEIKELEEELKKEEELEKKEKEKEQENEKE from the coding sequence ATGGCTAAAAAACTTTTTTTATTATTTATTCTTCTTTCTCCATTATTGGTAAATGCGCAATATACTACTGTTATAAACTCTAATCGCCCTGGGGTTTCAGAAAGCCCATATAGTGTTGGATCGGGAATTTACCAATTTGAAACTAGTTTATTTTTTAGAAAGGCTAACAGCACACCTCTTTTTAGCAATCCGAAAGCTTTAGGACTTAATTTACTTTTTAGAACGAGCTTTCTTAGTGAGCGACTTGAATTCAATTTAAATACTACTTTTGAAAAAGATAATATTGCTTTTAGAAATGTTGTTGAATCTTTTTCTTTTAATAAAACAGGATTTAGTAGGTTTACTTTAGGTGCTAAATATTTGATCTATACTCCTACTTATACAGATAAATCTAAAGAAATAAGAAGCTGGAAAGCTAAGCATTCTTTTGATTGGAAGCGTTGGATTCCTCATATTGGAATTTATGCGGGGGCTAATTTCGGAAGCTTTTTAACAGATTATCATAATGAAGGAGGAATTACTCCTAGAGTTGGCCTGCTTTTACAAAACGAATTTTCACATAAGCTTTATATGATTACCAATGTGTTTTATAATAATATTGGTAGTGATTTTACTGAGTTTTCTTATGTGCTTTCTGGAACCTATAATTATAATGATTATTGGTCTGCTTTTGCTGAAATTCAACAAATTTTTAAAAAGTATGAGATCCATAATAGAATTGGTGCTGGAGTTGCGTATTTGTACAATCAAAATCTGCAAATAAATGCTTCTGTAAGAGGAGATTATTTAAAAGAGAATATTGGGTACTATGCCAGTATTGGTGTTTCTTATAGAATTAACAAACACGTGGATAAGTTTATAGAAATAGATAAACTTGGCAACAAAATTGAAGAAAATAAGCCTACTAAGTATAAAGAAAATAAGAATTTCTTTGGGCGATTATTGCATAAAATTGGTTCCATTTTTAAAGGGAAACCTAAAAATAAGGTGCCTTTAGATATTACCCCGAATGAAGAAGGTGCTGAAAAGGCACAAGGGAACACTAAAAGAAAAAGACAAAAATCATTGGTAGATGGTATTATTAAAGATGATAAGAAGGCTAAGAAGAAAACTATTAAAGAAAATGAAAAAGCTTTAAGAAAAGCAAAAAAAGCAAAAAGAAAGGCAGAAAAGAAGGCTTTAAAAAAGGCTGAAAAAGAAAAAAGAAAAGCAGAGAAAGAGTTACGTAAACTTGAAAAGAAACTTAAAAAAGAACAAGAAGCATTGGAAGGGGAAGCGCTAGAAAAAAAGTTTAATGACGAAAAAAAGAAAAAAGAAGAAGCTGAAAAGCTTGAAAAAGAAATAAAAGAACTTGAAGAGGAACTTAAAAAAGAGGAGGAACTCGAAAAAAAAGAAAAGGAAAAAGAGCAGGAGAATGAAAAAGAATAA
- a CDS encoding DUF4834 family protein produces MNFLRTIFFIILIYYAFKYLMKLFGPYLMKRMVSKMQEKANAQFGQQEANITKEGETVIDKKPKSNKGSNNSVGEYIDFEEID; encoded by the coding sequence ATGAATTTTTTACGAACAATATTCTTTATTATTTTAATATACTACGCATTTAAATATTTAATGAAGTTATTTGGACCTTATTTAATGAAAAGGATGGTGAGTAAAATGCAAGAAAAAGCCAATGCTCAATTTGGGCAGCAAGAAGCAAATATTACTAAAGAAGGAGAAACTGTAATAGATAAGAAACCAAAAAGTAATAAAGGAAGTAATAACTCCGTAGGAGAATATATTGATTTTGAAGAAATAGACTAA
- a CDS encoding YfhO family protein — MKLNKFIPYIIAVAIFAIASLIYFKPVLSGKGIKQGDITQFIGMSKELNDYRAKNNKEPYWIGSAFSGMPSYQVSAYYPNDFIKYVDKALRFLPRPADYLFLYFIGFFILLIVLKVDWKLAIIGALSFGLSTYLIIIFGAGHNAKAHAIAYMPVVIAGVLLVFQKRYLLGFLVTGIAMGLEINTNHPQMTYYLGFILLILGIVELIEAIKVKKQAVFIQQAAIILTALVLGLGLNATRLLSMKEYADYSTRSSSELTITPDGSPKKKSTGLSNEYITEYSYGIAETFNLFIPRFMGGGTIEKLEENSETHQFLAPKVGVGQAKYITDQAFTYWGTQPIVEAPAYIGAIVCFLFFLGIFLIQGKIKHWLVAATIFSIIMSWGKNFSILTNLFIDYFPLYNKFRAVSSIQVIAELCIPLLGILALKKFLSSEVSLKEKEGALKKAAYISGGIALFFALFGTSLFPFEGLRDGQYLSMEKEYGLNGLLDAIMADRKSMLFDDSVRSLLLVAISVGTLWFFLKGKIKQIPVFLILGVLIIVDLVSVDKRYVNEEDFTTIRKVQKPFTASKADQQILKDKTYYRVGNFTTNPMMDGSTSYFHKSIGGYHAAKMRRYQELFDYQIAKNNREVLNMLNTKYLIVGEEKVQENPAANGNAWFVEKVIIVNSADEEIKALSSINTKKEAVYNKNLSKENVEFPRTIDTTATIVLEKYSINELVYKSVSKEEQFAVFSEIYYKDGWKAYIDGKETPYYNVNYVLRGLVIPKGNHTIRFTFEPTIIKEGNTITLLSYALLFIIPIGWYFVRKKKTT; from the coding sequence ATGAAATTAAATAAATTTATACCATACATCATAGCAGTAGCTATTTTTGCAATAGCATCATTAATATATTTCAAACCAGTACTTAGTGGGAAAGGAATTAAGCAAGGAGACATTACCCAGTTTATAGGAATGTCTAAAGAGCTTAACGATTATAGAGCTAAAAATAACAAAGAACCTTATTGGATAGGAAGTGCCTTTAGCGGTATGCCTTCATACCAAGTAAGCGCTTATTATCCGAATGATTTTATAAAGTATGTTGACAAAGCGCTACGCTTTTTACCAAGACCAGCAGACTATTTGTTTTTATATTTTATAGGTTTTTTTATTTTACTAATAGTATTGAAAGTTGATTGGAAGCTTGCCATTATAGGAGCATTATCTTTTGGGTTATCTACCTATCTCATTATTATATTTGGAGCAGGTCATAACGCTAAAGCACATGCAATAGCTTATATGCCAGTAGTTATAGCAGGGGTTTTATTAGTTTTTCAAAAGCGTTATTTGTTAGGCTTTTTAGTAACAGGAATTGCTATGGGCTTAGAAATAAATACGAACCACCCGCAAATGACTTATTATTTAGGTTTTATCCTTTTAATATTAGGTATTGTTGAATTAATAGAGGCTATAAAAGTTAAAAAGCAAGCTGTTTTTATACAACAAGCAGCAATTATCTTGACAGCATTGGTATTAGGGTTGGGACTAAATGCTACTCGCTTATTATCAATGAAGGAGTATGCTGACTATAGTACAAGAAGTAGCTCAGAGCTAACGATTACCCCTGATGGAAGTCCGAAAAAGAAAAGCACAGGGCTTTCCAATGAATACATTACTGAATACAGTTATGGAATCGCAGAAACCTTTAACCTATTTATTCCTCGTTTTATGGGGGGAGGTACCATAGAAAAATTAGAAGAAAATTCAGAAACGCATCAATTTTTAGCTCCAAAGGTAGGAGTGGGGCAAGCCAAGTATATTACAGATCAGGCATTTACCTATTGGGGAACTCAACCCATTGTAGAGGCACCTGCTTACATAGGAGCTATCGTGTGTTTTCTTTTCTTTTTAGGTATCTTTTTAATTCAAGGAAAAATAAAACATTGGTTAGTTGCTGCAACGATATTTTCAATTATAATGAGTTGGGGTAAAAATTTTTCAATACTAACCAATTTATTTATTGATTATTTTCCATTGTACAATAAGTTCAGAGCAGTTTCTTCCATTCAGGTTATTGCAGAATTGTGCATTCCATTATTAGGAATATTAGCCCTAAAAAAGTTTTTATCATCAGAAGTCTCTTTAAAAGAAAAGGAAGGCGCTTTAAAAAAAGCAGCGTATATATCAGGAGGAATCGCTCTCTTTTTTGCGCTTTTCGGAACCAGTCTATTTCCATTTGAAGGGCTTAGAGATGGGCAATATTTATCTATGGAAAAGGAATATGGTTTAAATGGACTATTAGATGCAATAATGGCAGACAGAAAATCAATGCTATTTGATGACAGTGTACGATCTTTATTACTAGTAGCCATTTCAGTAGGAACATTATGGTTTTTTCTAAAAGGGAAAATAAAACAAATTCCTGTATTCCTGATTTTAGGAGTTTTAATAATAGTAGATCTTGTATCTGTAGATAAAAGGTACGTAAATGAAGAAGACTTTACTACAATAAGGAAAGTACAAAAGCCATTTACAGCGTCCAAAGCAGATCAACAAATTTTAAAAGATAAAACGTATTACCGAGTAGGTAACTTTACCACCAATCCTATGATGGATGGAAGCACCTCATACTTTCATAAATCAATAGGGGGGTATCATGCAGCAAAGATGCGACGCTATCAAGAGCTTTTTGATTATCAGATAGCTAAAAATAATAGAGAAGTACTAAATATGCTCAATACTAAATACCTGATAGTAGGAGAGGAAAAAGTACAAGAAAATCCAGCAGCCAACGGAAACGCATGGTTTGTAGAAAAGGTGATTATAGTAAACTCAGCAGATGAAGAAATAAAGGCATTGAGTAGTATAAACACTAAAAAAGAAGCTGTTTATAATAAAAATTTAAGTAAAGAAAACGTTGAGTTTCCTAGAACGATAGATACAACTGCTACCATAGTATTAGAAAAATACTCCATTAATGAACTGGTATATAAATCCGTATCCAAAGAAGAGCAATTTGCTGTTTTTTCAGAAATATATTACAAAGATGGTTGGAAAGCATATATTGATGGAAAGGAAACTCCTTACTATAATGTAAATTATGTACTTAGAGGATTAGTTATTCCTAAAGGAAATCATACCATTAGGTTTACATTTGAACCCACCATTATAAAAGAAGGAAATACCATTACATTACTATCTTATGCGTTACTCTTTATAATACCTATAGGTTGGTATTTCGTCAGAAAGAAGAAAACTACTTAA